The following are from one region of the Ignavibacteriota bacterium genome:
- a CDS encoding glycerophosphodiester phosphodiesterase yields the protein MTKVKILLASLLLFYSCNNEVEVITPVVDPSNFLDQTYPLPDNVKPTMEGVYEVSKGTNLLGDQVVVKWNRDRLSIFAGKNGGYLVLESGYLDSVLFFIGYWRYSTNTETGAASFYIPANEGGSEILSGDTSFSTIRFVGEYGIGNELASTPLILKFKRPFSQEVKQNDFDILAHRGGGRNSDYLGVSENSVEMLEIAERFGTNGVEIDARLTKDGIPFIYHDKDINLRLCQKSLIWGNIEDFTWAQLRTLVTLRNGEKIPSLREALEYVLEETNIKVVWLDTKDVDVVPASIALLTEINERAILMDRDLKIYLGIPADDIFEKFLQQPDYQNVPSLCELSIDQVREANSLIWAPRWTQGIQSANVQQMQSEGRKVFTWTLDDENYIEQFINEGQFDGILTNYPTIVSYYYYIKQ from the coding sequence ATGACAAAAGTAAAAATACTCCTTGCAAGCCTGCTTCTTTTTTACTCCTGTAATAACGAAGTTGAAGTAATTACACCGGTTGTTGATCCGAGTAATTTTCTTGATCAAACTTATCCGTTGCCAGACAATGTCAAACCGACTATGGAAGGCGTATATGAGGTTAGCAAAGGAACTAACCTGCTTGGTGATCAGGTTGTGGTGAAATGGAACAGAGACAGATTATCAATTTTTGCCGGAAAAAACGGTGGATACCTGGTGCTTGAAAGTGGATATCTCGACTCAGTTTTATTCTTTATTGGCTACTGGCGATATTCAACTAATACAGAAACAGGCGCTGCAAGTTTTTATATTCCTGCAAACGAAGGAGGAAGTGAAATTCTTTCAGGTGATACATCTTTTTCTACCATCAGATTCGTTGGTGAATATGGCATAGGAAACGAGCTGGCATCTACTCCACTCATTCTTAAATTCAAAAGACCTTTCAGTCAGGAAGTAAAACAAAATGACTTTGATATTTTAGCTCACCGGGGCGGTGGACGAAATTCTGATTATCTCGGAGTTTCTGAAAATTCGGTTGAGATGCTCGAAATAGCCGAAAGGTTTGGAACTAATGGAGTGGAGATTGATGCCCGTCTTACAAAGGATGGTATCCCATTTATTTATCATGATAAAGATATTAATCTTCGACTATGCCAGAAAAGTTTAATTTGGGGAAACATCGAAGATTTCACATGGGCTCAATTAAGAACTCTTGTTACATTACGAAATGGTGAAAAGATACCTTCGTTACGCGAGGCGCTGGAATATGTTTTAGAAGAGACAAATATTAAAGTTGTCTGGTTGGATACAAAAGATGTAGATGTAGTTCCTGCTTCTATTGCATTGTTGACAGAGATAAATGAGCGCGCAATTTTAATGGATAGAGATTTGAAAATTTATCTGGGTATTCCTGCAGATGATATTTTTGAAAAATTCCTTCAACAACCTGATTATCAGAATGTACCATCGCTTTGTGAATTATCAATAGATCAGGTAAGAGAAGCTAACTCACTGATTTGGGCACCAAGATGGACTCAGGGAATTCAGTCTGCAAATGTTCAGCAAATGCAATCTGAAGGAAGAAAAGTATTTACCTGGACTCTGGATGACGAAAACTATATTGAACAATTCATTAATGAAGGTCAGTTTGATGGCATTCTCACAAACTATCCCACTATAGTTTCGTATTATTACTATATTAAACAGTAG
- a CDS encoding outer membrane beta-barrel protein, translated as MYLKILIALALMTSAVLPQVNDTTYSLSTEIGLGYSRYFTTMDYNDLNKNGFSGTVRVMWNPEHLLSIGLETGYQYLYSIDVSDYDTEFGTTDLSASMYTIPVFIVFSMKVLPNFSISAGSGMYLLYNSGEAFGDNLSSNQISIGAHTGISYTYPINESMAVGGELLYSYFSKLQDQTVAIQFLFIYDFLKW; from the coding sequence ATGTATCTAAAAATATTAATTGCACTTGCTTTAATGACTTCTGCAGTATTACCTCAAGTCAACGATACTACCTATTCCCTTTCTACTGAAATCGGACTTGGTTATTCAAGATACTTCACAACGATGGATTACAATGACTTGAATAAGAACGGCTTCTCTGGAACTGTAAGAGTAATGTGGAATCCGGAACATTTGCTTAGTATCGGGCTGGAAACCGGTTATCAATATTTGTATTCAATCGATGTGAGTGACTACGATACAGAGTTTGGAACTACAGATTTATCTGCTTCGATGTATACTATTCCTGTGTTCATTGTTTTCTCAATGAAGGTTTTACCAAATTTTAGTATAAGTGCTGGCTCAGGAATGTATTTACTCTATAATTCGGGTGAAGCTTTCGGAGATAATCTTAGCAGCAATCAGATTAGTATTGGTGCTCATACAGGAATCTCTTACACATACCCAATCAATGAATCAATGGCTGTAGGTGGAGAATTACTTTATTCTTATTTTTCTAAATTACAAGATCAGACAGTTGCTATACAATTTTTATTTATTTACGATTTTTTGAAATGGTAA
- a CDS encoding DUF4136 domain-containing protein: MNLTKIFFISLCTTALFFLISCSSISVHQDYDPEYDFSKLKTYGFIPLSTESGIDQLSADKLDAAIKNELNAKGYSPSDKSDFGIALMFSSKTKTNIQSYGYGYGYGYWGRPGMYGTGGVDVTQYDEGTLVIDIIDMTEQKLVWRGIGSGAMEQSPTVEERTENINNAVNQILAQFPPTKGE; this comes from the coding sequence ATGAATTTAACTAAAATATTTTTTATCAGCTTATGCACAACAGCATTATTTTTTCTAATAAGTTGTTCATCAATATCAGTTCATCAGGACTATGATCCAGAGTATGATTTTTCAAAACTGAAAACTTATGGATTTATTCCTCTTTCAACTGAGTCAGGCATTGATCAGCTAAGTGCAGATAAATTAGATGCTGCAATAAAGAATGAATTAAATGCAAAAGGATATTCACCTTCTGACAAGAGTGATTTTGGAATTGCACTAATGTTCAGTTCCAAGACAAAAACTAATATTCAGTCTTATGGATACGGTTATGGTTATGGTTATTGGGGCAGACCAGGAATGTACGGAACCGGAGGAGTGGATGTAACTCAATATGATGAAGGCACACTTGTTATAGACATAATTGATATGACTGAACAAAAACTGGTTTGGAGAGGAATTGGTTCAGGTGCAATGGAACAATCACCAACTGTTGAAGAGAGAACTGAAAATATTAATAATGCTGTTAATCAGATACTTGCTCAATTTCCGCCAACCAAAGGTGAATAA
- a CDS encoding tetratricopeptide repeat protein, which translates to MFNSFRIIVFIYTFIFLPQYFCQSTSEYVKAGFNDYKSGNYKSAIEKFTQALATESSEINRETTKSSEITYTDKQEKSDVDVSKRTHTKTSKRTYTNSTEKEYVDTKMKSYVSSSLEYQGDEPAKIYLYRGWTFFQSGNKEAALNDFDKAVSLDPNLSEIYFRRAILSYEVDPDKACPNLLKAIEQGHKSAQELFNLICKEEQ; encoded by the coding sequence ATGTTTAATTCATTCAGAATAATCGTATTTATTTATACATTTATTTTTTTACCACAATACTTTTGTCAATCAACCTCTGAGTATGTAAAAGCCGGATTTAACGACTATAAGAGTGGGAATTATAAATCTGCTATCGAAAAGTTTACTCAGGCACTTGCAACTGAATCTTCAGAAATTAATCGTGAAACTACTAAATCATCTGAAATAACTTACACTGATAAACAAGAAAAGTCAGATGTTGATGTGAGCAAAAGAACTCACACAAAAACAAGCAAACGAACTTATACCAATTCAACTGAAAAAGAATATGTTGATACTAAAATGAAAAGTTATGTTTCCAGTTCCCTTGAATATCAGGGTGATGAACCAGCTAAAATTTATCTTTACAGAGGCTGGACATTTTTTCAATCGGGTAATAAAGAAGCCGCATTAAACGATTTTGATAAAGCCGTAAGCCTTGATCCTAACCTTTCAGAGATATATTTCCGCAGGGCAATTTTGAGTTATGAAGTTGATCCGGATAAAGCTTGTCCAAATCTTCTAAAAGCAATTGAACAAGGTCATAAATCAGCTCAAGAATTATTTAATTTGATTTGTAAAGAAGAACAATAG
- a CDS encoding DUF3943 domain-containing protein, translated as MAQNREYIYSAKGQEEFHQSFYMAKYRLNNQVNSNQRNNLIFKNGYNNKWGSVNIPAGLLNDDFKPWESEKHFLVGVGEIAILEFIPWALAKWIRHWEDPADNWANVSSKTWWSNLQNGFEYDGDNFLTNNFSHPYHGALFFNAGRTNGYNFWESSAFSLTGSAIWEFFGETFRPSFNDWIYTGVGGANLGEILYRLSSMVTDNRATGSERVWSEIFGTLLNPVRGFNRAISGEMGQNFDNPEWSKPKDFLITFDGGSRSIDKDGDKHYVSKEVEGLFTLNLAYGNRFKVKQPFDFFGFEFAIASNQPHFTTMNSTGFLFGWEVEKNKHRFDVSLDFNFNDLIKEEYSETDTVYKGFLFGATQLFPHLSSLFPIGEKTNLITRVGINGMMMAATPNDYYVDVEGRTNDFGPGVGLRVYTAIQNGIWNYVSLMYYGAWLWTQSQPDNSKHHIHFLILDAQYPITKYFSIGFSTRYLLESKLLRCL; from the coding sequence ATGGCACAAAACAGAGAATATATTTATTCCGCGAAAGGACAGGAAGAATTTCATCAATCATTTTATATGGCTAAGTACAGATTAAATAATCAAGTGAATTCCAACCAAAGGAATAACCTGATATTTAAGAACGGATATAATAACAAATGGGGTTCAGTAAACATTCCCGCCGGATTATTGAATGATGACTTCAAACCTTGGGAATCAGAAAAACATTTTTTGGTTGGAGTCGGAGAAATTGCAATTCTTGAATTTATTCCATGGGCGCTTGCTAAATGGATAAGACATTGGGAAGATCCTGCTGATAACTGGGCAAATGTATCTTCCAAAACCTGGTGGAGTAATCTTCAAAATGGATTTGAGTATGATGGCGATAATTTTCTTACAAATAATTTTTCACACCCGTACCACGGTGCTTTATTTTTTAACGCAGGAAGAACAAATGGTTATAATTTCTGGGAATCATCTGCTTTTTCGCTAACTGGAAGTGCTATATGGGAATTTTTTGGTGAGACTTTTCGTCCATCATTTAACGACTGGATTTACACGGGTGTTGGTGGTGCTAATCTTGGTGAAATATTATATCGGTTATCATCTATGGTTACTGATAACCGGGCAACAGGATCTGAAAGAGTCTGGTCTGAAATTTTTGGAACACTCCTTAATCCTGTGCGAGGATTTAACAGAGCAATTTCCGGCGAGATGGGACAAAATTTTGACAACCCTGAATGGAGCAAACCAAAAGATTTCTTAATTACTTTTGACGGTGGTTCAAGATCCATTGACAAGGATGGTGACAAACATTATGTATCCAAAGAAGTTGAGGGGTTATTCACTTTAAACCTCGCTTACGGTAATCGTTTTAAAGTAAAGCAGCCATTTGATTTTTTCGGTTTTGAATTTGCAATTGCTTCCAACCAACCTCACTTTACTACGATGAACAGTACAGGATTTCTTTTTGGATGGGAGGTGGAAAAAAATAAACATCGATTTGATGTAAGTCTCGACTTCAATTTTAATGACCTTATTAAAGAAGAATATTCAGAGACTGATACGGTTTACAAGGGATTTTTATTCGGTGCAACACAATTATTCCCTCACCTTTCTTCTCTTTTCCCTATTGGAGAAAAAACTAATTTGATAACCCGTGTCGGAATAAACGGAATGATGATGGCTGCAACTCCAAACGACTACTATGTAGATGTTGAAGGAAGGACAAATGATTTTGGTCCTGGTGTAGGACTCAGAGTTTACACCGCAATTCAAAACGGAATCTGGAATTATGTCAGCCTGATGTACTACGGTGCCTGGCTTTGGACTCAATCACAACCTGATAATTCCAAACATCACATTCACTTTCTGATTTTGGATGCACAATATCCGATTACAAAGTACTTCTCCATTGGATTTAGTACCCGGTATTTATTGGAGAGCAAGTTATTACGATGCTTATGA
- a CDS encoding AI-2E family transporter, translated as MNNTTNTSSKTFQLMVIIASFVIVVAGMKAAESIVVPFLLSLFISIIALPPYLWLQQKRIPKAFALVLIILVFLLFIFLIGLLIGTSINDFSVKLPFYEQKLQSQTQDLIIWLKEKKFIESDFQIASQFNPGVILQITGDVFNQISNLFANGFLILLTIIFILLEEASLPVKLKLMFSNPEESISRIQTVTRNINKYITLKTIMNLCNAILVTIFLFFMDVDYYLLWGLLALLLNYIPTIGSFFALLPPALLALVQFGFIEAIVVVIGFVFINTLIGNIIEPRFMGKGLGLSTLVVFLSLIFWGWVLGPIGMLLSVPLTITIKIALDSSDETRWLAILLGNENAGQNLR; from the coding sequence TTGAATAATACAACGAATACTTCATCCAAAACATTTCAACTGATGGTTATCATTGCCAGCTTTGTGATAGTTGTAGCAGGAATGAAAGCGGCTGAATCCATCGTTGTTCCATTTTTACTTTCATTGTTTATTTCCATAATTGCACTCCCTCCTTATCTCTGGTTGCAGCAGAAAAGAATACCAAAAGCATTCGCTCTTGTACTGATTATACTGGTATTCCTGTTGTTCATCTTTTTAATCGGGTTACTTATCGGTACATCAATTAATGATTTTTCTGTAAAACTGCCGTTCTATGAACAAAAACTTCAAAGTCAGACTCAGGATTTAATTATTTGGTTAAAGGAGAAAAAATTTATCGAGTCTGATTTTCAAATCGCATCTCAGTTCAATCCCGGTGTAATCTTGCAGATTACAGGAGATGTGTTTAACCAGATAAGTAATCTTTTCGCTAACGGTTTTCTGATTTTACTCACAATAATATTTATTCTGCTTGAAGAAGCAAGTTTACCAGTAAAATTGAAATTGATGTTTTCAAATCCTGAGGAATCAATAAGTAGAATTCAAACCGTAACAAGAAACATAAATAAATATATTACATTGAAAACTATAATGAACTTATGTAATGCTATTCTTGTTACAATATTTCTTTTTTTTATGGATGTTGACTATTATTTGCTCTGGGGTTTATTAGCTTTACTACTCAATTACATCCCTACTATCGGCTCATTCTTCGCATTATTACCGCCGGCTTTATTAGCGCTTGTTCAGTTCGGATTTATTGAAGCAATTGTGGTTGTAATTGGTTTCGTTTTTATTAACACACTTATCGGAAATATTATCGAACCGAGATTTATGGGAAAAGGTTTGGGACTTTCTACTCTTGTAGTATTTCTTTCACTTATATTCTGGGGATGGGTACTCGGTCCGATAGGAATGCTGCTTTCTGTCCCACTAACTATTACAATCAAAATTGCACTCGATAGTTCTGATGAAACGCGGTGGCTGGCAATACTTCTTGGCAACGAAAATGCCGGACAGAATTTAAGATAG
- a CDS encoding DUF481 domain-containing protein — protein MSLLSNKNSNLSLSLLIFLLFSIQLFAQKTDIVTLLNGDKITGEVKYLRVGILTFKTDNMETVSIQWNKIQSIETQNYFEIEVADGRVFFGSIAPSDNEGMMIVKGVTLDHNLFMKYIVRINRIKESFWDILDGYVKFGFSFTKASQIGQISFGGNAKYRTKINVSELSLNSVITTTEKEATSSKNDLSFSYQHNLEHEWFAGGIASLQENSELGIKLRTSLGGGIGNNFIQSQNQWLYTLAGLSVNREVKTDNTEAKFNVEGLINVQYQLFKYDHPKANFLTYIYVFPSLNDFGRYRFNYNAQLSWEIFIDFYWDLTFYFEYDNEPQSENSSQSDYRIDTSIKFEF, from the coding sequence ATGTCCCTGCTTTCAAATAAAAATTCTAATCTGAGTTTAAGTTTACTCATCTTTCTGTTGTTTAGTATTCAATTATTTGCTCAGAAAACTGACATTGTTACTTTACTTAATGGTGATAAGATAACTGGTGAAGTAAAATATTTAAGAGTTGGTATTCTGACATTTAAAACAGATAATATGGAAACTGTTAGTATCCAATGGAATAAAATTCAAAGCATCGAAACTCAGAATTATTTTGAAATAGAAGTTGCTGATGGCAGAGTTTTTTTTGGATCAATCGCTCCTTCCGATAATGAAGGAATGATGATTGTAAAAGGAGTTACTCTTGATCATAACTTATTTATGAAATACATAGTACGGATAAACAGGATAAAAGAATCCTTCTGGGATATACTTGATGGCTATGTTAAATTTGGTTTCAGTTTTACAAAAGCAAGCCAGATCGGACAGATAAGTTTTGGTGGTAATGCAAAATACCGGACAAAAATAAATGTGTCAGAATTATCACTAAACTCAGTCATCACAACAACTGAAAAAGAGGCAACTTCGAGTAAGAATGATTTATCATTTTCATATCAACATAACCTTGAGCACGAATGGTTTGCCGGAGGGATTGCATCACTCCAGGAAAATAGTGAACTTGGAATAAAGCTGCGAACATCATTAGGCGGTGGAATAGGAAATAATTTTATCCAATCTCAAAATCAATGGCTCTACACACTGGCGGGTTTATCCGTTAACAGAGAAGTAAAAACTGATAACACTGAAGCTAAATTTAATGTTGAAGGTTTAATCAACGTGCAGTATCAGCTATTTAAATATGATCATCCTAAGGCAAATTTTTTAACTTATATTTACGTATTTCCAAGTCTTAATGATTTTGGCAGATACAGATTTAATTACAATGCACAATTAAGCTGGGAAATTTTTATTGATTTTTATTGGGATCTAACCTTCTATTTTGAATATGATAATGAGCCTCAATCCGAAAATTCTTCGCAATCAGATTACAGGATTGATACTTCAATTAAATTTGAATTCTAA
- a CDS encoding VOC family protein, producing MLRTNLLITTTILLFISCSPELPVVPPINTTPTNEFHPGKFVWWDLMTYDIPSVKIFYSELFGWTYLDVGESDNDYTVVLQDGKPIAGMFKLRDVDPKQGFSQWISYLSVADMNQSINYVKANGGKIYREPFELPNRGAIAFIFDSQQAIIALVKSSSGDPVDQDPVYNRWFWTELWTNDVDNSIKFYKELCRYNNRIFDTRADNKYYVLENENRPRAGIVKIPFENVKPHWMPYIAVKDPSEIVKKVEQLGGTVYLSTEGIAGNNAAIIADPSGAVFTVQKWPLEKGEFNEVKE from the coding sequence ATGCTTAGAACTAATTTATTAATAACAACTACAATATTACTTTTCATTTCCTGTTCACCAGAATTACCGGTAGTACCTCCGATCAATACTACTCCAACTAATGAATTTCATCCCGGAAAATTTGTCTGGTGGGATTTAATGACGTACGATATTCCTTCAGTTAAAATATTTTATTCCGAATTATTCGGCTGGACTTACCTTGACGTCGGAGAATCCGATAATGATTATACTGTTGTACTTCAGGATGGAAAACCAATAGCTGGTATGTTTAAGTTAAGAGATGTTGATCCGAAACAAGGTTTCTCTCAGTGGATAAGTTATTTATCTGTTGCAGATATGAATCAATCTATAAATTACGTAAAAGCCAACGGAGGAAAAATTTATAGGGAACCCTTTGAATTACCAAATCGTGGAGCGATAGCTTTTATCTTTGATTCACAACAAGCGATAATTGCATTAGTTAAATCAAGTAGTGGTGATCCTGTTGATCAGGATCCGGTTTACAATCGATGGTTCTGGACGGAGCTATGGACCAATGATGTTGACAACTCAATAAAATTTTATAAGGAATTATGCAGATATAATAATCGGATATTCGATACACGCGCAGATAATAAATACTACGTGCTTGAAAACGAAAACAGACCTCGTGCAGGTATTGTTAAAATTCCATTTGAAAATGTTAAGCCCCACTGGATGCCATACATAGCAGTAAAAGATCCATCTGAAATCGTAAAAAAAGTTGAGCAGCTCGGTGGAACTGTTTATCTTAGTACAGAAGGCATCGCAGGAAATAATGCTGCAATAATTGCTGATCCATCCGGTGCAGTTTTCACAGTTCAAAAATGGCCTTTGGAAAAAGGTGAATTTAATGAGGTGAAGGAATGA
- a CDS encoding MBL fold metallo-hydrolase, which produces MFVKFYRTRGSIPVCHPDFQEFGGNTTCIQIKEKESKNIAVLDAGTGIRELGKEFLKSGHKQDEIFIAFSHFHWDHIQGFPFFAPAFNKKQKINILAMGWGKQITCLKDIFKTQMQKEFFPIQLEKMGARFRFMLLEKTTKVFKTQTKKPKSVNVKSYKHRHPGGAYSYRIELDEKVLVFCTDIEYGSSIDEKIIKFSADADLLIHDAQFTNEELKNRKGWGHSSFDQAIEVAERANVKLLALTHHDPDHDDIFLKKMERKCQSRFKNCFLAREKMEIEL; this is translated from the coding sequence ATGTTTGTTAAATTTTATAGAACTCGCGGTTCAATTCCTGTCTGCCATCCGGATTTTCAGGAGTTTGGTGGAAACACTACCTGCATCCAAATAAAGGAAAAGGAATCAAAAAATATTGCTGTTCTAGATGCAGGAACCGGAATCAGAGAATTAGGGAAAGAATTTCTAAAGAGTGGGCATAAACAGGACGAGATCTTTATAGCTTTCTCTCATTTTCATTGGGATCATATTCAAGGTTTCCCGTTCTTTGCACCTGCATTTAATAAAAAACAAAAAATAAATATACTCGCTATGGGTTGGGGAAAACAGATAACCTGCCTTAAAGATATTTTCAAAACTCAGATGCAAAAAGAGTTTTTCCCGATTCAACTTGAAAAGATGGGCGCTCGTTTCAGATTTATGCTTCTGGAAAAAACAACAAAAGTTTTTAAAACTCAAACAAAAAAACCAAAATCTGTAAACGTAAAGTCTTATAAACACAGACATCCGGGTGGTGCTTACAGCTACCGAATTGAATTAGACGAAAAGGTATTAGTTTTTTGTACTGATATTGAATATGGTTCTTCTATTGATGAAAAGATAATAAAGTTTTCTGCGGATGCTGATCTTTTGATACACGATGCTCAATTCACTAATGAAGAACTTAAAAACAGAAAAGGCTGGGGTCATAGCAGTTTCGACCAGGCAATTGAAGTTGCTGAGAGAGCAAATGTAAAATTGTTGGCTCTCACACATCATGATCCTGATCATGATGATATATTTCTAAAAAAGATGGAACGAAAATGTCAATCGAGGTTTAAAAATTGTTTTCTCGCAAGAGAAAAAATGGAAATTGAATTGTGA
- a CDS encoding outer membrane beta-barrel protein, whose product MKKYLLSIMCIMGLTFNCYAQAGYGTELTGNLLIPLGKYADDYSPGFGALVGFYYDIEENFRLAFVTGYLRSSINESKFNGDFTSGGQQGTIDVSGGVSTIPALLSLRLISPGPGMRMYALVELGLYTYKTDISGTYTLGGVSTPVDESEYRFEGGFAAGGGVLFPLNEELSIDANLRYHWINDSEYSDVPTTDGTYLGSSKIFSIGLGVNWFFPMKKP is encoded by the coding sequence ATGAAAAAATATTTGCTGTCTATTATGTGTATCATGGGTCTGACTTTTAATTGCTATGCACAGGCTGGATACGGAACAGAACTGACCGGAAATTTATTAATTCCATTAGGAAAATATGCCGATGATTATAGCCCCGGTTTCGGTGCATTAGTAGGTTTCTATTATGATATTGAAGAAAATTTCCGATTGGCGTTTGTTACCGGCTATTTAAGATCAAGCATTAATGAAAGCAAATTCAATGGTGATTTTACAAGTGGCGGTCAACAAGGAACTATTGATGTATCTGGTGGTGTTTCAACTATTCCGGCATTACTTAGTTTACGTCTCATCTCCCCCGGACCAGGAATGAGAATGTATGCATTAGTTGAGTTAGGACTTTATACATATAAAACTGATATCAGCGGAACTTATACATTAGGTGGTGTTTCAACACCGGTGGATGAATCAGAATACAGATTTGAAGGAGGATTTGCTGCTGGTGGCGGCGTTTTATTTCCTTTGAATGAAGAACTTTCAATAGATGCCAATCTCAGATACCACTGGATTAACGACTCAGAATATTCTGATGTTCCTACAACTGATGGAACTTATCTGGGAAGCAGTAAGATTTTCTCGATAGGGCTTGGTGTTAACTGGTTTTTCCCAATGAAGAAACCTTAA
- a CDS encoding DUF4136 domain-containing protein: MIKYFLIPALLFGAIACSSVSTTSDYNPDADFTSYKSFCIYDGVIKDSELESRPLAKKRIFEAITNEMQKKGLTLSDSTNASLLIYVHAGTTEKMNVTDYGYGYGGWWGPYPYGKNIDVSYYTQGSLMIDFVDNSKDELVWAGIGTAALQDQGTPEERQAFIDEAVAKILSQYPPEKE; the protein is encoded by the coding sequence ATGATAAAGTATTTTTTAATTCCTGCATTATTATTTGGTGCAATTGCCTGTTCATCTGTTTCAACTACAAGCGACTACAATCCTGATGCGGATTTTACCTCATATAAATCATTCTGTATTTATGATGGCGTTATAAAAGATAGCGAACTTGAGTCAAGACCACTTGCAAAGAAAAGAATTTTTGAAGCCATCACAAATGAAATGCAGAAAAAAGGATTAACTCTGTCAGATTCGACAAATGCATCATTACTAATTTATGTCCACGCCGGTACTACTGAAAAAATGAACGTCACGGATTACGGTTATGGATATGGTGGATGGTGGGGACCTTATCCTTATGGAAAAAATATAGACGTTTCATATTATACTCAAGGTTCATTGATGATAGATTTTGTAGATAATTCTAAAGATGAACTTGTTTGGGCTGGAATTGGTACTGCTGCATTGCAGGATCAGGGAACGCCTGAAGAACGGCAAGCATTTATTGATGAAGCGGTTGCAAAAATTTTAAGTCAATACCCACCGGAAAAAGAATAA